The genomic stretch ACATGTGGTGAAGTTTTTTTTACTGTATCTACGTCAAATCCAAACTTCTATTATGTAACATTTTCCTTTGTATACTTTTTATAACATAATAACTCTGTGTTCTGGAGTCGGGACTATAGAAGGTATTGAGTGCCGTGAGAAAAAAGCAATAATTTCTGGTATGAAACCAGACCTGCCCGGTGGCTAATGGGCCAAAAAAGGCGCTTAGACAGCACCCAGCGTGAAACTCGTAGCCGCAATTCCTAACCGCTATAAAGCCGTGGCGAATTCCCATTGGCCGAGGCAGGTACATACAGTAGACTTTTGGATCACATGTCCTTACTTTTACTCACATGCAACTCGGAGATAACGTCAGTGGGCCCTACGCTCCATGCCACGTGTCCACCTCCACGCTGGAAAGTTCACGCTCAAAAGCGCACACGTCAGACAAAAAAGGACTAAAAGTAAAGATAGAAGAAATGAGAAGAAGATAGAGAACATAGAGCCAACCTCTCTGAGACTCGAACtccgaagaagaaaaaagcttaACCGCTTTCTCTTCTTCGATTTTCTTTGACTCATCCGCAGGTACTTttctgctttcttcttcttcttccttttttttttttttttgaagttctTTCTTCGTTTTTGAAGTACATGTGatctttgaaattttgaatgTCTCAACTTTGATCTTAATTTCTTACGCATCAAAGTTTGGAAGAGTTTTTGGGTCAACTGGTGAAGTGAGATTGGATATAAACTTGATATGGGGGGTTTTTTTTGGCTGTTTGTTTAGCTAAGATCGCGTTTAGTTTCTTTCAGATGCAGATAAGTCAACTGCAGTTTTGCAGTTGGATTTATGAAAGGAACAGAGTAATTGGTTGGTTGGATTTGAATTTTGGAGCTCGTATATGTGTAACTGatgttaaagaaaaacaaatatatttcaGGGCGTGTTTGGATTGCAAATTATGCTGAAAGGGAGAACACATAGAATTAAAGCGGGATAAAATTCAATGGCCTACATTTTATTATATAGAAAAATACGATGTTACAAATCTCCTCCTGAGCTTGtaattttcctaattaatttcatttaattttgcTCTCATGACAAATGTGATTTCATTTAAATTTCCATCCTAGTATATAGCTTTACAAGAATAGGTAGGTGTGATAGGTAAAGTACAATCGTGGTAGATGTAGTAGATGAAGCATAAGTAAGGATTACAACTTTATCAGTACTGAGGAAAAGTCTATGGTGGGATGGAGAAAGTTGCTTAATATTCTGGCAAAGTTACTGAagattataaataatttattgatgaGTTAAGGATGTTTCCTGAATTGTATAGTTTTTCATATTGAATACTATCTGACCAAATTATGATGAGTTGGGATCAATCCAAGTCACCATGGAAGGAACCTTGTAATGAAGAATTAAGAGAAATTAAGATGTTCATGGGTGGTGTTgctgtttgtttatttatattagcTAGGAATGGTATTTGTAAAAGTGATCCTATAagggcatgatttttttttgcgCATTTGAATAAGGACCTTTGAAGGAGGTGATTCATTTCAAGGTGCAGAACAATGGGACAATTTGTTACAGTCTTTCAATTTTAAAACCAGATATGGCTTTCGCTTATATCGTGGTCCTTAGAGCCATCCATCCAAGAAGAAGTGTTTGTAACTTAGGGcacattagaaaataaaaatacaagatCTGTCTAAGATACACCCTTAAGTGTTTAAAGTTCTGGCAAAAGAAAAGTGATAAAAGAACTGTTCACAAGCACATCCTTAAGTTTTTGACAGTTGTGCCTTTAGATGtggaatttaataattttatgtttgcAAGGTGTGGTatagttgttgtttattattattattattattattattattttttaaattgcagtAATACCACATTTGTCACGTTGGTATGGTTATGGTTCTCAGATTTTGGAAACTGTAGGGGGGAATGGTCATGATAATAATTGACAGTGTCTTTAATGTTAAAGGTTTCTGGGCTTCAAAGATCAGCGGAATTGATATCCATATTCACTGAAACTCAAATGTGAAACATCAAATTACGAGGTTTTAGAGTCTGGGAGTTCTTTATGACTGCAGAGTAAGAGATGGAAAAAATTTGTGAATTCTGCACAGCATTGAGGCCAGTTGTATATTGTAAGGCCGATGCAGCATATCTTTGCCTTTCCTGCGATGCAAAGGTCCATTCAGCCAATGCACTTTCCAGTCGACATCTGCGAAGCATCCTATGTGACTTGTGCAGGTACCGCCCAGCTTATGTTCGGTGTACAGATCACCGATTGTTCATGTGTCGCAGCTGTGACCGAAGCCAGCATGATGGCTCTTACCAGCATCAGAAACAGGTAATCAGCAGCTACGTGGGATGCCCTACTGCTAAGGATTTTGCATCGTTGTGGGGTTTTGAACTAAATGAAGCAGGCAGTAGTACTAGTCAATATTCACTTGTGTCAACTTCACGTGGTTCTGGGGATTCCACCGTTGTAAATTTGGATATTCCAGGACAATCTAGCTCACAAAGTGGAGGCCTCTCAGTTTCATCTAGATTGAATTGTGCAACCCTAGTCTCCGGAGCAGAATCTGAAGTGGGATCAAGCCGTCAACAAAGTAAGGTAAGCAGGATTAACACTATATATGTTCTTCTTTGATGGATCCAtgataatattattatgtttaaatTCTCATTTTTCACATAATATAAGAAGTTCAAGCCCAGGAAAGACGTGATACTTTGGGGGAATTGATGCGAATTATGATTGGGTTACTCCTTGACATGGGATAGGGTCTTAGATTTGAGGAGGTTCATAAGCATTTTACTTTGTCTATGTCTTAGTGTAGTAAGAGACTTTTGTGTTGCTGAAAATATATGGAACGTACTCTTGTGACTCTTACCAAAATATATGGAACTCCTTGACTGGTGACACCTCACATCAAAATCCATATGCtattattttctaatatgaATCATATCGTTCTAAAATGGAAAAATCTCTAGTGCTGAGGTCCAACATCCTCCATTGTTAAAATGGATAAAACAATTGTTAGTTTTACTTAGAGCTCCTTGTTTTCTGGTAGATTATGGTGGAGGGTTCTACTCACCTGCCAGAAATAGGTAAGACAGCTGCTGATGATGATGACAATGATGAGGAGGGACTCCTTCAGATATATCAAAAGTCCTACACCTTAACAGACTTTACTATTAGAAGCATTTGCAAATGACTTGCATCCTCGTTTACATCAGATTCCTCCTACTGATCAAGTGTGTGGTTTCACTTTCATGGTTGCTCGCTTGGATCAAGTAGGGTGTTTCTAATGACTTTGAATATGGGGTTAACTCTTCATCTGACGATAAATTCTTGTTGACAATAACTTTAATGTGCATTATAATCAATTCAGATACCCATGGAATGGAGTACATTGATCTAATCCATGCTAAGAGTCTGGCAATTCAGAAATTTGGTTTCTTGTTGATATTGACAATGAACTAGATAGTTTACTATTATAAATGAGTTGCAGTCTCTTCAGCTATTTTGGGGTCTGATATATTTCACACATTAAAGTGTCTGATTATGTTTGTGTGCATTGCTTTACGACTACAAAAAACCTCTATAATCTGTTTTAGTATTGCGCTTCACTTGCAGGTACATAAAGTTAGACAGCAGCACACTAGCTATATTCTTCAACAGATTCTTGACTTGAAAAGGCTGCAGATCACTGATGAGTCTAACCTTTCGCCTTTAATACGTGACCAAGAACAACTTGACATATCTTCTTCAACACATGCTCCAGAGAAGTTCAATGAAAATATTGATCAGCATTTACAACATTCCCAGGATCTTAGCACTGATCCTCAACAAATGGACGATTCACTTCAGGAGCTGAAAGCAGACACTTTGCCATTCACATTTTCTCAACAGGAGCATTTGCCTTCATCTTCAAATATTGGGCTTCCTTTGCATGGAGAATCCTTCTGGCAATATAAAAGTCCAGTTCAAAGTAGTCAGGTTTGATAATTATGATCATGTCATTAAATTGGATCATTGTTTGATTAATCAGCATGTGCCAGTAGAATAAGTGAAACTGCTTCTCAATGTGGGGGCACTGGACTGTGTTAGTTCATTCTCGCCACAATTTTCATTATTTACTCTGTATCCAAGTTGTGATGCTAAGTTCCACGTAATGGAACAATtgatatttataaatatatactaGACCATGGTTTCACTTGAGGTACGTAAGCTTAGAACTTTGATATACAAGTCTTTAGCATGTTTTGGACgtggaacaaaaagaaaaacaaaaaagacaagtTTTACAACTAAATGCCTCATATTTCTGAATATTAAACTGTGATACACAGTTAGTAATTCCTTCACGTGCAACTTATTGCAAAGTGAAGTGGGTGCAGAATGGTAGATTAGGGTCTCTTTAGTCAACTCCAAATTTCTGAGACAAAGTTTTGCTGAGTTGAATTGAGCTGACTTTAGTCTAACTTGTTTCATGGTAAAATTGCATGTCTTGAACTTCAGAGTACTTGTTTCATATTCATGATGCTCGTCTCCATCTTATACTTCTATCTTATCTTGACAATAATTAGATTATCTCTTGCTTGCTTTCTGACACAGTCAGCTTGTGCACATGGCCACATGTATCGTGTATGACTTGAGATCCTGATCTCAATCTTTGGATATTTCATCGCTTGACAACAATAGACTTATGGCTCTCATATAGGCTGTCCAGGAGCAGTTGGTTCTGATTACATATTTAGtcacattgaaattttttacaacACTTTGTATTCATGctacacaattaatttttgttgatTGATTTTTGCAGCTGTGGCCTCAAATTATACAAGACCTCGGGGTTTGTGAAGAACTTGTTTGTGATGATGATTTCAACATACCTGATGTTGATTTAACATTCCTAAACTTTGAAGAACTATTTGGAGGTGATCAACTATTTGGGGGTGATCAAGATCCAATCAGGGCTATGCATGATGATAACGACGACATGTGCTCTTCCTTAGAGAAGGATTTGTCCCTTGACACCTCAGATAACAGGCATGCAAGTGCTATGGAGGTCTGAATCATTactattctctttttttttttcttttttttttggttctgtAGCTGCATCTTGTCTCTTTCAAAAACGTCATTATAATTTGAAACATTTTTTAGAATAGCATTATAATTGGAAACACTATCGCTgagatttaaaattttcaatgtgtTGATATGTATTAACTCCCTCTACCCTGTAAAACAAGGAAGAATAAAATGAATAGGAGAAATGCTTTGAAGATTAGGAAGAGGCTTTAGAAACTTTAAACTATAGGTCCTGAACTGAGAAGTACACTAATAAGGACGCTTTTACACATAAATAGAAATTTCACGACACTCATAAAAGCAGTATAATCATTATAGGTAGTGAGGTCATGCACTGCTATCAATAATAACTTTGAATGCATCAATGAATATGTAAAATGTTGCACTGGGTTTAAGAAATCGTAAAGTAAGCATGTTTAGCATCaagtattttcaaaaaacaaacatgTATGCATGTAAACCGAGTACTGCAATTGCAAATGTCTACATTTGTTCTGGAAGGCATATGGTTTCATTGCCGTTACAATAGtttaatgaaaatatttgtCAACACCTGCAAATATCATCATTAACGTAAATTAGTAGTAGAGTGGTATGTAGATCTTTTAGGGTACTTGAAGTTGCTATCCCCATCTTGACTTGGAAGTCTAAATGATCTAGGcttcataataataattatgtttTATGATTTATTCTTAAAATCACTCGCTGCTTAGATGAATACCTCAACATGCGCATGTCACAAATACCCTATTAATCAATCTACTTCTATGACATTTCAAATTCTCGGACAATATATAGATAAACCATTCTATTGCGTCTTATATACTAGCATAGCTTTCTAAGTGACCATCAACAAGAGCTGTCCTCCTTTTTCCGCTTACAAGAAAGTTTTTTGGCTAGGCATTCTCTGACTTCTAGGCCTAGTGATAATAGGTTTTTGTGGCTCTTGCAAATTCTTGCTGGGACTTAGTTGACTTTGGGGAGTATGGTGCAATTAGGCAGGTAGCTGGGTCGATTACCTGAGCTTGCCCTCATGGTGATAACGGTACCAATGAGCATATAAGTTCTGAATTTTTGGTCATTAATTGTTTGGCGCTAAGTTTGTTAGTGAACCTTTTGTACAAGTAGATAGagattttagtatttttcacAGGCATTCAGAACATTTTAAGGCAACATGCGTTATGTATCCagttttgatataatttttttttcttttttctgttccTTCTTTTTATGTCATGCCAGGATGCCTCGGTGGCTTCTTCTGTTCACATCACTCCGTCGGCTCATATGGACAAATACATAGGTCCTTCCGACAAAGTTCATAACCCTCCTGGAAGCGCGGATTGTCCTCGTCCAATTCGACCATCATATTCAACTTTGTCATTCTCTCTTTCGAGGTTTAGTGCGGAGAGCAGTGGTACTGATTGTCTTGATAGCGGAATTTCTCCTTTCATTACAGGAGGGGAACCTTCATATAATTCACCTTACCTTGAGGGTGCACATCTGGAGGCCAGAGAAATTGCCATGATGAGGTACAAAGAGAAGAGGAAGTCTCGACTGTGAGTATTATGTTTCTCTCTTCTACCAGGTTTTCCAGTGAGTATCATAAATTGCTCTGAGATTTCAGTAAATGCCACGGGATTACAGTTGTCTCTTCCTCTCGCATGCATTCACTTCATAATACGCTTATTTTATAAACCTAGTAACTCAAAAACCTGAATGCACACAATCACTctattggaaaaataattattttctgttttggttgGAGATTATTTAGCTTAAtttcctagaaaaaaaaaaaagaaaaaaagaaaaaaagaaaaaggtctcACTAGATCTATCTGGGATGAAGATGTAGATTACTACCAAAATAGAACCTCACAAGGTACTTTTACCAAGCTCTCAATTGTGACTAGACTTAGAGCAGCTCAAGGTTGTCGTAAGAAATGTGAGGTATATTTCTTTTGGTTATGCTCTCCTATGGTAAATGTAGGGTTCTTCCTTTTTCAGGCATGAAAACAAAATTCGTTACCCCTCTCGGAAAGTTAGAGCTGATATTCGGAAGCGGGTAAAAGGAAGATTTGTGAAGACAGAGGGCTATGACTCTGATGGTATTGATGTGACAAGAAGCTGTTAGCTTTGCATCTTGGAGTTGTACATATTTCAATTCTGGAGTGAAATAGCCCCCATGGGGCACTCATGTTTATTAGCTTCAATTCGACACATTCGTGGCACTCATGTTTATGGCTTTAATTCAACCAATTCTTTCAATCCCATGTATGTGTATAGTCTGTGCTCAAGTTCTATCAGAGAGGCAAAAAGTCTCAAATGCTTTGTATTGATGAAAGTTCTTTATGCGTCTGTAGAGAAGAGATTCTGGGAGAATAATTTCCCTAAAACTTCAGTTGAGTCCCTGTATAAGTTTCTACTGATTGTACGTAACAATCTCTTCATTCCCTGTTATGAAAAATTAGTGAACTGTCACTTGACCAATATGTGAAAAATTATAGTAGTAATTAGGTGGGAAGCAATGGCAATTCTTAAAAACACATTTATTTCTTGCAAGTTACACCGAAAATAATCCAATAGAGCTTTGAATGTTCCTTAGTAATTCAAATAATTGATGATGGTTTGCATGGCATTTGAAATGAATCCATTAAGCCTGACAGACTAAGAGAGCGGTTGCGAGGCTCACCTGTTTCAGGCAGTCTAAGATGCGAGACTTACTTGCCTGAGACAAGTCAGCTCCAAAACTTCCCTCTCTTAAGTTGTCCGAATTTCACATAAAAATTCTACTTCAGATGCTGAGTTCCCAAAGCATAGGTTAGGGTTTTGCAACATTAAAATAAAGTATATGCCTCTCTCGCACTCTAAAGCTACGTagaataaaaaatggaaatagGCAAAtgtaatgaaaatgaaagagaaacaaAGCTTAATATTGTTTATAATAATAGGTTAGAATATGAAAAATGTGTGGCTGAATTGACAATGGTTGCATCAAAAAGTGTTTGCTGTAGCCTATAGGCGGGGAAGGCGAGCATGATGATGCTATTATTCACCAAACATTTGATAATAGATTTTGATAGGGGAGCTATTGGACAAAACAAAAGAGGTTGTTATAGTTGTGATAAAGAAGCAAAAAACACATGATGGCACTTTCTTCCTAAATGCCATATGTCTTAATCTACTTTCAtgacttgaaattttgaaacccCAAAACCACCAATAAGCTTCTAAACCAAGCAACAATTTAATCAAATGCCCTCTCTAACCGCAATGGGACCTTGCACACTCAGCTTCACTTCTGTCACACCACCTTACCTTTCCcttcaaacttgaaaaaaaaaactattaacaatatattatattatattataactGGGTCCCTTTTGTGGGATTATTATTCGAATTTTTGGCCTCTGccgaaacctttttttttttctaggtaATTAATGTATACCAACCATTTGAAGAATCCTAcaataaaatcaacaaaaaagCAGTTTAACCTTGATTTATTCATCCTATGTTTAGCACTATATCAATCAATATTCTCGTGCAGGTACTCATAGTGCTTATAAGAAAAGGAAGATGGTTGGGATACTACAGTTTTTACTATAGTTTTCATACAAGTTGATGTGACAtttcataattgataaaataattaaaagagtgtcattgactaattaattaatcattttcatgTTCACCTGAAATGGCCAAGAGTAGAGAACTTAAAACAGCATTAAGCACTAAACTTGTAGTAAAATGAACTGCATAGAAACTAGAGTTGTACTACAATCCCTTATAAACTGATATATGACAGTTTACGTGAATGCCATGTGGCACAATATagtgaaattttgtttttaaggtAAAATTTCAAGCTTTCATTCTAAATTTCTAATCATAATAACATTACATCCTCAATTAAATTAAGCCCTAAAATTTAGTTGTTGAATAACTGATTCAccaagcatgcatgtaaaaggcATTGTCATAATTAACTTGGAAACCCGAGGATATTAaagtcaatttgaaattttggatttgggtCACGAGACGTGCAATTTGTTTGCCAATGCATGTGACCAATGAAGTGGGCGCTCTAAATACGTGAACTCCAaacaccctctctctctctctctctctctctccagtaAATCACTCTCCGGTTAGCTAAATTCTTACATG from Corylus avellana chromosome ca1, CavTom2PMs-1.0 encodes the following:
- the LOC132182748 gene encoding putative zinc finger protein At1g68190 isoform X3; protein product: MEKICEFCTALRPVVYCKADAAYLCLSCDAKVHSANALSSRHLRSILCDLCRYRPAYVRCTDHRLFMCRSCDRSQHDGSYQHQKQVISSYVGCPTAKDFASLWGFELNEAGSSTSQYSLVSTSRGSGDSTVVNLDIPGQSSSQSGGLSVSSRLNCATLVSGAESEVGSSRQQSKVHKVRQQHTSYILQQILDLKRLQITDESNLSPLIRDQEQLDISSSTHAPEKFNENIDQHLQHSQDLSTDPQQMDDSLQELKADTLPFTFSQQEHLPSSSNIGLPLHGESFWQYKSPVQSSQLWPQIIQDLGVCEELVCDDDFNIPDVDLTFLNFEELFGGDQLFGGDQDPIRAMHDDNDDMCSSLEKDLSLDTSDNRHASAMEDASVASSVHITPSAHMDKYIGPSDKVHNPPGSADCPRPIRPSYSTLSFSLSRFSAESSGTDCLDSGISPFITGGEPSYNSPYLEGAHLEAREIAMMRYKEKRKSRL
- the LOC132182748 gene encoding zinc finger protein CONSTANS-LIKE 9 isoform X2 — translated: MEKICEFCTALRPVVYCKADAAYLCLSCDAKVHSANALSSRHLRSILCDLCRYRPAYVRCTDHRLFMCRSCDRSQHDGSYQHQKQVISSYVGCPTAKDFASLWGFELNEAGSSTSQYSLVSTSRGSGDSTVVNLDIPGQSSSQSGGLSVSSRLNCATLVSGAESEVGSSRQQSKVHKVRQQHTSYILQQILDLKRLQITDESNLSPLIRDQEQLDISSSTHAPEKFNENIDQHLQHSQDLSTDPQQMDDSLQELKADTLPFTFSQQEHLPSSSNIGLPLHGESFWQYKSPVQSSQLWPQIIQDLGVCEELVCDDDFNIPDVDLTFLNFEELFGGDQLFGGDQDPIRAMHDDNDDMCSSLEKDLSLDTSDNRHASAMEDASVASSVHITPSAHMDKYIGPSDKVHNPPGSADCPRPIRPSYSTLSFSLSRFSAESSGTDCLDSGISPFITGGEPSYNSPYLEGAHLEAREIAMMRHENKIRYPSRKVRADIRKRVKGRFVKTEGYDSDGIDVTRSC
- the LOC132182748 gene encoding zinc finger protein CONSTANS-LIKE 9 isoform X1, whose translation is MEKICEFCTALRPVVYCKADAAYLCLSCDAKVHSANALSSRHLRSILCDLCRYRPAYVRCTDHRLFMCRSCDRSQHDGSYQHQKQVISSYVGCPTAKDFASLWGFELNEAGSSTSQYSLVSTSRGSGDSTVVNLDIPGQSSSQSGGLSVSSRLNCATLVSGAESEVGSSRQQSKVHKVRQQHTSYILQQILDLKRLQITDESNLSPLIRDQEQLDISSSTHAPEKFNENIDQHLQHSQDLSTDPQQMDDSLQELKADTLPFTFSQQEHLPSSSNIGLPLHGESFWQYKSPVQSSQLWPQIIQDLGVCEELVCDDDFNIPDVDLTFLNFEELFGGDQLFGGDQDPIRAMHDDNDDMCSSLEKDLSLDTSDNRHASAMEDASVASSVHITPSAHMDKYIGPSDKVHNPPGSADCPRPIRPSYSTLSFSLSRFSAESSGTDCLDSGISPFITGGEPSYNSPYLEGAHLEAREIAMMRYKEKRKSRLHENKIRYPSRKVRADIRKRVKGRFVKTEGYDSDGIDVTRSC